CAAAGGCCTCCAGTCTGGTCTGCAAGCCAGCCTCACCGGTATGCTGGTCAAAATAGAGCGTCATGGCAGGAATGCCCAGCTCATTGCTCACTTGAGGCAAAATACTCTGCGCTACAATTTCCGGCATACAGGTCAGAGGAGCAACCTGAATCAAGCCATCAAAACCTTTCTGAGCCCACAATACTGCATGGCCAATGGTATCCTGACCATGTCCGCCCACGAAATGATTTAAATAAGGACTGGCAGCCTGACAGGCCTGATGGCTATCCGGAATACCGGGGATCAATCCCCGAAAAAGATGTTCATTGATCCAATGGCTCAAATACAGACTCCGTTCCACCTCGACCCCCAGCGCTCCTAAGCGGCGTTCAATTTCCAGGTTGGCAAAGGGCTCCAGCAGGCAATAAATCTCTCCCGTTAAACCGATACGCACAACTTTTTTGGCCCAATCCACTGGCAAACTGTACAGCAGTTGCTGGGAATGCGTCACCGCCTGCTTAATTTCCGCCAGAGTCCGGGCCTGATCCAGGCAGACCTGGACCTGGCGCCAGGCTTTTTCCACTTCCTCCGGCTGGTAGGCCCGGGCCCTCAAGGTAGCCACCAGTCGTTCCAGTCGGTCCAGGGCCGCCAGTTTATGCCAGGCCAGGCGCAAAGCCTTCATCACCCGCCAGAGGGGCTGATTGCCGGTAATTCTCCGCAGGCGCTGTATAAACTGGGAAATGTGTTTCTCCGGCGGTTCCAGCACTACCATTTCCAGTTCATAACCCAGGTCTTTCAATATTTCCCGTTGAACCTGGGCATAATAGCCAAATCGGCAAGGCCCCATGCCGCCTGCCATTAAAATTGTATCTGCCCCTAGCTCGGCAGCTTCAATAAAGTTGCCCAGATTTATTTTCAGCGGCAAACAGGCGAACTCCGGGGAATGACGACACCCCAGTTCCAGAGTGCGTTTTGTAATGGGAGGTGGCACAATCGTTTCCACTCCCAGTTCCCTTAATAGTCCCTTTACCCCGATAGCCATCGTCCCCATGTGGGGAAAAGTTACTTTAGGCACCGCACTGTTTCCTCCTTCTCTGCAGCATATCGATAAAGGCTTCCACCCGCGTCACCAGCCCTGCCTCCCCGCTATGCTCATCAATAGTCAGGTTAAGAACCGACACCCGCCCTGCTCTTTGTAAACGCCGGGTAATAATTTCACCGGTAAATGAGTCAGGCCCACAGCCGAAGGCAGAGAGATGGATTAACCCGGATAATCCTTCTTGCTCAGCCAGGTGTAACGCGGTTCCCAGCAAATGGCGGTTCAGGGTCCAAAATAGCCTTTTGGGCATTTGGGCTGCTCCCGCTTCTGCTTCCTGGACGGGCACATCTTCCGGAGTAACCACTTCTACACCCAGCTGCTCCAAATGCTGGAGGAGCCCCAGATTAATGTAATTATCATACAGATTATAGGGATGAGCAATTACAGCTACTTTCAGTCCCCTGCGGCTGTTTTCGCCTCTCAGCGAACGGGTGTGCTGGCGCCACCAGCTGATCCCCCCGGCTTTCTGCCAGAACACCCAGGCTTTAAGCAGGGCTCGTCCCGCTTGTATCGGATGCACTCCCAGCTGTTCAGCCGTCTCCCGGGCCGCCAGCCAGAGCTGCCGTCGTCCGCCATTCAGATTGATAGTAGGCTTTAGCAAGGGTACAGGCAATTTTAAACAGGCCCGGGCCATATCCGGTAGCCCCAGGAATTTGGGACAAATATAAGCCCTTTTCTCCACGGCCACCAGCCGGGGAATGAAAAGATAGTCCACACCCAGATTAATCACGGCCTGAACATGCCCCAGAAACACCTTTACCGGCAAACAGGCTTCATCAACAGCCAGACGCACTCCGGCATCGAGGATTTCCTTGTTAGTCTCCGGTGATAAAATAGGCTCTGCCCCTATCTGACGAAAAAATTCGGTCCAGAAAGGATTATAGCTATAATAAAGGAGGGCCCGGGGAATCCCCACCCGCGGAGCCCGTTTCTCACTGATTTTAATCTTTCTCATTTTCCTCTTTCTCTCCTTTTCCAAACTGAGGTTTCCGTGAGGGAATAGGAATGGACTGCCCCGGTTGCCGGTCAGTATCTACTGGCTTCAGGATGCTGGGCCGGCTGTTCTGAATCGGTACTGGATAACGAATCAGAATGGCTTTCAAAGCTGTCCAGTTAAAAGGTATTAGCGGCCAGAGATAGGGTACTCCAAAAGACCTGGACCGGGCCAGGAAGACAAATAAGGCCAGCACGCCTAGCACCAGACCGGGCCAGCTTAAAGCGTAGACCAGTATAATCAAGAGATAGCGCCACAATCTTAATGCCATTCCTAGCTCATAACTGGGGGTAGCAAAAGTTCCAGTAGCAGCAATGGCCATATACATAATTACCTCTGGAGCAAACATCCCGATATTAATTGCTACCTCACCGATCATTAAAGCCGCGATCAAACCCAGGGAAGTGGTCAATGGGGATGGAGTATGGATAGCCGCCATCCTGACCACATCGATACTGACTTCAGCTATGAGAAACTGCAGGATCAGAGGAACATTCCCTATTTTTTTCGGCCCAATAAAACTCAGTGCTTTCGGCAACAATCCGGGATGCAGGGAGAAAAGCAACCATAAAGGAACAACTACCAGGGAAGCTACAATCGCCAGTAACCGTACCCAGCGGATATATGCACCCACGATTGGCGCCTGCCGGTATTCCTCAGCATGCTGGACGTGGTGAAAAAAGGTTGTAGGTGCAATCATAATACTGGGGGAAGTATCCACCATAATCAGCACATGCCCTTCCAACAAGTGGGCTGCTGCCACATCCGGCCTTTCAGTATAGCGTACCTGGGGAAAAGGGTTCCAGGCATTATCCTCTTTAGTAATCATCTCTTCCACAGACTTTTCCGCCATAGGCAAACCGTCGATATTTAGTTTTTCCAGACGCCGTTTGATATCAGCTACCAGTTCCGGGCTGGCGATATCCTCGATATAAGCCAGACAAATATCGCTTTTAGACCTCTTCCCTCCCGATAGCATGATAAATCTCAATTTGGGGTCTCTGATCCGCCGCCTGATCAAGGCAGTGTTGAAAATAATGGTTTCCGTAAAGCCATCCCGGCTACCCCGAACTACCTTTTCCAGATCGGGCTCCTCCGGCCCCCGGGCCGGATAGCGCCGGGCCTCAACGATAATGGCTTCCTGTTCGCCTTCCACAATAAAAGCGGTGCGACCGGCCAGTACATGGGAAGCAATTTTGTCCAGGGCAGCTTCTGTGGTCACCTGGCCGTGACTGAGGTAGGTCTGTACCAGTTTGTGCAAAGTGGCTGGTACCAGGTCATTGCGCTCCACCATAGAGAGAATCCGGGTCATATCCAAAATGGAGGTCGAGTCAACCAGACCATCTACAAAATACATCTGTATTTTTTTCTGACCGAATTCCAGGGGGCGGCTATGTACATCAAAACAAATTCCAGCAGCCAGGATTTTATCCAGCTGGGCCACATTTTCCTGAAAATTACGGCCCAATTTGCCGCTCAGCATTTCCTCCCGTTCAGCCATGCTGGTTGCCTCCTTGTTCAATAATGTATCGTAAAGCCTTAGTCGTTAAAGGTGCGCCTTTCGCCCAGCTATCTGCCCCTTGCTGTTTGCCTATATCCCCGATACCAACAATTACTGGTACCCCCAGAGAACGCAACATATCTACCGTATCTCCCTCCAGATAAAGATGGCCTTCCGGCTCTGGTTGCCCTTCCTTGTCCACGGGACCGGATATTATTTTTCCATCAGCTGTTATGGAACAATCCACTCTGACCCCATCCGCTCCCTTGTCATTGGAAGCTACCGCTACTGCGCCAATAATTTCTACTTCCCGGCATTTAGCCAGGAAACGGGCCAGCTGCTCTCCTTTCCCCTGACCTTCCTTGCCGCGGTCATCCACCATGATTACTACCGGCTCACCCCGGGCTTCCCTGATTAACTGCAACAATTCCGGGCCACTTATTGGCGTTGGATTGCCGGCCGAAGCAGAAATACAGTGAGCCTTAATATTAGCCGCAGCTTTCTCTACAGCTTTACGGGCCACCTTGTCCCCGTCAGTAACCAGGATTACCCGCTTGCGTTGCCCCATTTCAATCACCCCGCGGATTGAACAGGGCAGCGATTAAATAACCAAAGACAATGGCAGCCGTAAGGCCAACAGCGGCGGCTTGCAAGCCTCCAGCAAAAGCGCCCAAAAGCCCTTTAGCCTGTACCGCTTTAATGGCACCCTGCGCCAGCGCATGGCCAAACCCCGGTAAAGGTACAGTGGCTCCTGCCCCTGCCCAGTTGACCAGAGGCTGATAGACACCCAGGGCGCTTAAAAGGGCTCCCCCCGAAACAAATCCGACCAGAATATGAGCCGGGGTGATTTTATGACTGGTTAAATCCATCAAGAGCTGTCCCAGTAAACAGATTGCCCCCCCAACCAGAAATGCCTTAAAGTAAATCATGCCTTTCTCCTCCTAAAGCCTTTCGACGGCAATGGCATGGCCAATGCCCGGGATAGTCTCCCCTTGCTGTACTGAAATGGGACTATGTAAAGATCCGGAACCCACCAGTAAAACCCGTTTAAATCGCCCTTCCAACATTTCCTGATAAAGCCAGCTACCCCATACGATCGCTGAGCAGCCACAACCACTGCCACCGGCGTGCACATCCTGAATGGGGTCATATACTAATATTCCCGCATCGGTATACTTATTAGTCACATCAAAGCCAGCTTCTTTCAATATCCTTTCGCAAAGAGCCTTTCCAATACTGGCCAGGTCACCACTGATGATCAGGTCATAATCCGCCGGACTGCGGCCTGTATCGCCAAAATGGGTAAGGATGGTATCAGCTACTGCTGGCGCCATAGCTGAGCCCATATCATTGGGATTATCCTGCCCTAAATCCATCACCTTGCCGATAGTAGCATGGGTAATATACAGACCTTCCCCAACGGCTCCTAAAACCATGGCCCCTGCCCCGGTCACTGTCCATTGTGCCGTCATCGGTCGTTGAGTTCCTAATTCAGTGGGATAGCGATACTGCCTTTCGGCAGTATCATAATGACTGGAAGCTGCAACCACCAGGTGACGGGCAAAACCACCGTCTATAATCATCGCCCCCAGGGCCAGGCCTAAGGCCATGGTAGAACAGGCCCCATACAGACCAATCAATGGTATACCCAGATCCCTGGCCGCAAAATTGGCAGTGATAATCTGATTCAACAAATCACCCGCTAGCAGAAACTCGATATCCATAACCGTAAGGCGAGAATGGCTGATGGCCAGCTCCACCGCATCCTTCAACATCTTTCTTTCCGCCTGTTCCCAGGATTTCTGTCCAATCAGCTGGTCAGGATAGGTTAGACTGTAATAAGTGCCTAACGGTCCTTTGGCTTCCATAGGCCCAGCCGTGGTGGCAGTAGCGAGAATTACCGGCGGATTGGCAAACTGTATCGTCTGTTTGCCGATTTTTTTCCCTTTCATCTATTTCCCTCCCCCTACCAGGTAAAATAACAGTCCAACTAACCAGGCCGTTACCGTACCAAAAACAATCACAGGACCAGCAATGGTAAATAGCCGGGCGGCAACCCCAAAAACCATTCCTTCGCGTTTATACTCCAGTGCCGCTGCTACCATAGAGTTAGCAAAACCGGTAATTGGAACAATCGCTCCAGCACCGGCAATTCGCCCAAATGTATCCCAAACCCCTAGACCGGTGAGAAAGGCAGCTACAAAAACCAGTGTAGCTGCAGTTGCCGCTGTGCTATCCAGAAAACTCAATCCCTGTCTCTGATAAAAATTAATTAACAATTGCCCGACAGTGCAAATTAAACCTCCGAAAAAGAAAGCAAAAAAGGCATTTTTCAATACTGGCGGCCTGGGCGCTAACTCCTGAATCATTTGCTGATATGCCTTCTGTTTATTTTTTTTACCAGGATATTGTGCCAGAATACCCATGATATCCCCCCCACATTGAGAAAGGACACCTGCCGGTGTCCTTCCCGGTTATTTCAGTACTTCATCAGTGTAAGCGATCTTAACATTGGCTTTAAATTCTGTCAGTTTACCATCTTCAACGTTGGCGGTCATATTATATACTTCCACGCCGGTGATGTTCTGAACACTCCTGGATGCTTCCTCCACCGCCCTCTGCACTGCATCCTTCCAGCCAATGGGAGACTCGCCTACCAGTTCTACTACCTTGACAAACATGCCTTTCCCTCCTTTCATTCACTCTTTAGCCTCTCCCTGAAGAAAGAGAAATATACAAAAAAAATCCGCCCTTCGTTTCCAGGCGGATTATCCTCTAACCTGACAGTAAAGCTCGTAAATTTTGCAAAGCTTGCCGCTCCAGGCGAGAGACCTGAACCTGGGAAATGCCCAGAATCTCTGCCACCTGCATCTGGGTTTTATCTTCAAAAAAGCGCAAAATAAGAAGCTGCCGGTCCCGGGGTGGCAATTTATCTATTACTTCCTTAAGAGCCAGTTTCTCCAGCATTTTTTCTCCTGTACCCTCTTCAGTCAATCGGTCCTCCAGCAGAACCGGGTCACCATCATCCTGATACAAGGCTTCTTGCATGGAAACGGGAGCCTGCATGGCCTCCAGCGTAGCCAGCACTTCATCTGCTGCCATATCCAGAGCCCCTGCCAGCTCCTGGACCGTTGGTTCGCGGCCCAGTTCTTTCATTAAAGTCTCTCGCATTTTATGTACCTTCACTGCCCCCTCCTTAATTGAACGGGTCAGTTTTACCGGCTGATCATCCCGGAGATAGCGGCGAATTTCCCCTAAAACCATAGGTACAGCATAGGTGGAAAAACGCACATCAAAATCGGGATTAAAACGATCCACAGCCTTCATTAAACCTATGACACCGATTTGAAACAGGTCTTCCAGGTCATAACCCTTACCGGCAAAGCGCTGGACCAGATTAAATACCAGTCGCAGATTATGGTTGATCAGTTTTTCCCTGGCCTCCTGATCGCCCCTGACACTTTTTTGCAGCAAGTCTCTGGTCTCTTCCTCTGTTAATAGGGGATAATAGGGCAAATTCATATCTTTAAACAGGTTAGCCATGCCATCGCCCCCATCAGCTGGCCGGCTGATCTTCAGCGCCGCCGGTAAGTTTTTTAAACATAATCACAGTCGTGCCCTGACCGACAGCGGTCTCAACCAGTAAATTGTCCATAAAGGAGTTCATAAAAGTAAAGCCCAATCCCATCCGCTCCGGCATGCTGGAATAAGCTGGCTCCATGGCGCGGGCTAAATCTGCTATACCTTTACCCCTGTCTATGACCCGGATTTCTATCCCCTGATCATACAGGGTAGTTTCTAGCACTACTAATTGCCTGCCATCATTATCATAACCGTGGATTATAGCATTGGAAACTGCTTCTGAAACTGCCACCTTGATTTCATCAATATCTGCCAGAGTAAAATCCAGTTGAGCTGCTAGTGCTGCCACAGTCACCCGGGCAAGGGCTACATTTTCTGCCAGGGCAGGAAATTCAATTTTTAGCCAGTTCTTTTTCTCCACAGTGCGCTCCCCCTTACATTTGTGCCAGTTGTTCCAGTGAATCGTAGACAGGCATGATCCTCATTACCCCTGAGAGCTCTAAAATTCTTTTGACCGGAGGCCTGGGTGAACAAATGGACATCTTTAACCTGGTAGCTGACAGTTTTTTATAGCGTCCCAGAATCACCCCTAAACCCGAACTATCAATAAAGCTGACCGCTTCAAGATCCAGACACAAATCACAGCCTGGATGCTGTTCCAATAATTGGTCTACTCCTTGACGAAATGGCTCAGCCACAGACATATCCAGTTCTCCCTCCGGCCTAATCACCAGAGTATTCCCTATTTTTTTATGCAGCAGGCGCAAGGCTTGTCCTCCTCTCCCGTACATTTTTATTTAATAATATTCGTTGTCATTTTCAAAAATCCTGCCAAATAATTCCACTAATTTTGTCACTTGCTGTCGCTTATTAAAGTTCCGAAAAGAGTTTTACTGCCAGAGTTCGCGGCCAGCCTTTTCTTCTTTCCTGCAAATAACAGGATGTCAATGCTTCCGAAACTGGTAAAACCGAGCTAAAACAACAATCAGCATCAGCCAGCAGCTCTTCCCATTCCTGACGAGTTTTGCTGGCAAACAGCTCCACCAGGGTGATATATGCCGGGTGGTCCGCTGCTATAGGGACATTATAAAAATCCAGCAAGTCAGGCCTGGCCAGGCGCTCACAAAAACGCCGCCAGAAATGTCGTTCCAGTGCTGAAATGGCAACCTGACCATCATCTTTGGTCGCATAGATCCAGTTGTTCACCGTAGGACGAACATTTTTCTGCTCTGCTATAAGCCCCGACCACTCCAGCATTCCGGCTAAAATAGCAATATCAAGGAAAATTCCTTCCCCTGTTTTTTGCTGCTGATATAGTCCAGCCAGAACTGCAATCACGGCCCAGAGAGCACCACTTAAAGCACTTACTGGAAAATGAGGTCCGAACAGCAGGCCGCTCATCGCCTGGAAATTGAGATCATGAGCCCCCTGATTGCCATAGATGCTATTCTGACCAAAACCGGAAATCAGGCAACAAACCAAATCAGGCCGATATTTTTTCAATCCTTTATATTCAATGTTCAGCTTTTTGAGGCGCTCCGGACGAAAATTACAGAGCAAGACCTGAGCTTCTGAGACATAGTTAAAAAAAGATTGTCGTTGCTCAGGATCATTAAGGTCCAGAAAAACAGTTTCCTTGCCTTCGTTCAGGTTTCTGCCCAGGTCTGTCCCCTGGAAATATTCCTGCCCGGCTGGCTCCACCACCCTGACCACCCGGGCTCCTAAGTCAGCCAGAATCCTGCCCGCATAACGCCCCGGCAGGACTGCCGCCAGTTCAAGCACCGTAACCCCGTCAAGCATATTTTCCCCTCCCACCCTTGATTGTGAAAAATTGCGCATTCCAAAAACTGATTCCTTTTTCATTTTGCTCCAATATCAATTATAGAACTGTTAACCAATAATTCCAAGGGGTTTTATGAAAAAAGCGGAGCATCCCTAGCCCCGCTTCTGTTTCAGAGTATCCAGCATTACAGCGCCCATGATAATAAAACCTTTAATAATATACTGATAGTTTGCTTCCACATTGAGAATGACCAGAACGTTATTGAGCAAGCCAATAATGAACGCTCCAATTACGGAGCCACCAACTGCCCCAGCCCCCCCGGCCAGACTAGTACCACCGATAACTACAGAGGCGATGGCATCCAGTTCCGCCATATTTCCGGCGGTCGGAACCCCGGCTGCCATGCGACTGGCCAGGACCAGGCCAGCCAGAGCTGCCAACCCCCCCATAATGACATAATCCCAGATCAGTAGTTTATCCACGTTTATCCCGGAAAGGCGGGTAGCCTGAACATTACCTCCATAAGCATAAAGATAACGGCCAAAGGTAGTTCTTTTCAGGACAAAGATCCCCAGAGCGGCCACAATGGCGAAAATAATAACCGGTAAAGGCAGGCCGCGGCTATTTAAAAGTACCCAGATGACAAATAAAGTGACCAATGCAGTAGCTATGCCATCCAGCCAATGTTTGTTCCTGATATTTCTAAACAGGATTAAACCACCAATAATGGCAGTTAAGACAACGGCTACCAGAGAAGGCAGCTGCCAGGTCGCCAGCATAGCAAAGGTATTGTTGACAGGAGCGATGGCACTACCTTTGGAGATAACCAGAGCCAGACCCCTGGCAATGGTCATACTGCCCAGCGTTACGATAAACGGAGGGAGTTTGAATTTGGTGATGAAAAAGCCATTCCAGAGACCAATCCCCAGACCCAGAGCCAGGGAAATTAATACAGAGGACCAGGTAGAAAAGTGGTAGGTTAACTGCAATTTGGCTACAACTACCCCGATAAGGGCCATAACCGACCCTACTCCCAGATCGATACCGCCAGTAAGAATGATCAGGGTCATACCCACAGCCAGTATGCCATTGACAACTACCTGTACCGCCAGATTCATAATATTTTCTGGCCGGGCAAAAGCACCATCAGTAATTACTGTTGAAATAATTCCCATTGCCAGTAGAACCAGCAAGATCGTGTATTTATGCAGATTCTTTTTCATTGCGTCTTCCTCCTGTTGCCAAGGCCATGATTTTTTCCTGAGTCACTTCTTCTTTTTCCAGAATGCCCGCCAGACTGCCATCAGCCATAACCGCTACCCGGTCACTCATACCAATGATTTCTGGCAATTCGGAAGAGATCATGATTATGCCTACTCCATTGGCAGCCAGACGGTTGATGATCTGATAGATCTCAGCCTTTGCCCCTACATCCACACCCCGGGTGGGTTCGTCCAAAATCAATATGCGGGGCTGGGTGGCCAGCATTTTGGCCAGTACCACTTTTTGTTGATTACCACCGCTAAGGTTGGCCACAGCCAGATCTTCACCAGCCGTTTTAATGCGCAATTCCTGAATGTAATTTTTGATTACAGTCCTTTCTCTTTCCTGGTTGATTATGCCCAGGGCGTTGCTCAACTGTTCTAAACAGGATAGAGTCAAATTTTCACCTACTGACATACCCAGGACCAGGCCGCTGACTTTTCTGTCCTCTGTCACCAGGGCTATCCCGTTATCCAGCGCTTGCCGTGGATTTTGAATGGTAAGTTTTTTACCATTGAGACGGATTTCTCCGGTCAATCTCTTCCCGTAAATTCCAAACAGGGCCAGGGCCAATTCTGTCCGACCAGAGCCCATCAAACCAGCTATACCAAGTACTTCCCCTTTTCTCACTTGCAGGGACAAAGTTTCTAATACCCCCGGCACCGTCAGGCTTTCGATTTCCAGAATCACTTCACCGGGTTTATTCTCCCGGCGTGGGTACAAATCAGTAAGGTCGCGACCAACCATCAAGCTGATAATTTTATCCCGACTCAGATCTGCTTTCATGCCTCCCCCTACTGATTCCCCGTCCCGTAAAACCTCCACCCGGTCTGCTATCACATCAATTTCATCCATCTTATGGGAAATATAGATAATCGCTTTATCCTGGCTTTTCAGCAGACGGATCAGGTTGAACAATTGCTCAACTTCACTATCAGTCAAGGCAGAAGTAGGTTCATCCATAATAATGATTTCGGCAGAAAAACTTAAGGCTTTGGCAATTTCAATCAGCTGTTGCTGGCCAATACTAAGGTTACCCACCAGTTCCTCCGGCTCCAGGGTTATCCCTACCCGTTCCAGCAGTTCCACAGTCAGTTGACGCATCTGTTGCCAGTCAATTAAGCCTGGTGCTGTTTTGGGCTCCCGTCCCAGAAAAATATTTTCCATAACACTTAAACCGGGGATAAGATTCAGTTCCTGATGGATAATGGAAACCCCGGCTTTAACTGCATCTCTGGTGCTGTTAAACTGGCAAATCTGGCCATTGATGACCAGCTCACCACTATAGCTACCATAAGGATAAACACCGCTGAGAATTTTCATTAAGGTGGATTTACCTGCCCCATTTTCCCCCATCAAAGCCAGTACTTCGCCCCGATAGGCAGTTAAATTAACTCCTTTCAGAACTTTCACTTTACCAAAACTTTTTTCGATCTGGCGCATTTCCAGGATTTTCTTCATTTTCTCACCACCTATTTTTCTCAAAAAAGACACCGCGGAAAGAAAGGCAGGCAGCCGGATTTTCTATCCGCGGTTCTTGGCCTTACAGATTGGGCCAGCGATATTTCATAGTATCGACATTATCCTTTTTAATAAGCTCAACAGGAGTCAGTTTCACAGGCACTTCAAAGTCACCGTTCTTAATTGTGGTATCACTGGCAGGAGTTTTCTTCTGAGCCAGTTCTACAGCAGCCAGGAAGGAGGCCTTCCCTAATTCATAGGGCTTTTTGTCCACATCAGCGGACAGCTCCCCGGCTTTAATCGCTTTACATGCGTCTTCATCAGCATCAGAACCGATAGTTACCACCTTGCCAGCC
Above is a window of Carboxydocella sporoproducens DSM 16521 DNA encoding:
- a CDS encoding sugar ABC transporter permease, translating into MKKNLHKYTILLVLLAMGIISTVITDGAFARPENIMNLAVQVVVNGILAVGMTLIILTGGIDLGVGSVMALIGVVVAKLQLTYHFSTWSSVLISLALGLGIGLWNGFFITKFKLPPFIVTLGSMTIARGLALVISKGSAIAPVNNTFAMLATWQLPSLVAVVLTAIIGGLILFRNIRNKHWLDGIATALVTLFVIWVLLNSRGLPLPVIIFAIVAALGIFVLKRTTFGRYLYAYGGNVQATRLSGINVDKLLIWDYVIMGGLAALAGLVLASRMAAGVPTAGNMAELDAIASVVIGGTSLAGGAGAVGGSVIGAFIIGLLNNVLVILNVEANYQYIIKGFIIMGAVMLDTLKQKRG
- a CDS encoding sugar ABC transporter ATP-binding protein; its protein translation is MKKILEMRQIEKSFGKVKVLKGVNLTAYRGEVLALMGENGAGKSTLMKILSGVYPYGSYSGELVINGQICQFNSTRDAVKAGVSIIHQELNLIPGLSVMENIFLGREPKTAPGLIDWQQMRQLTVELLERVGITLEPEELVGNLSIGQQQLIEIAKALSFSAEIIIMDEPTSALTDSEVEQLFNLIRLLKSQDKAIIYISHKMDEIDVIADRVEVLRDGESVGGGMKADLSRDKIISLMVGRDLTDLYPRRENKPGEVILEIESLTVPGVLETLSLQVRKGEVLGIAGLMGSGRTELALALFGIYGKRLTGEIRLNGKKLTIQNPRQALDNGIALVTEDRKVSGLVLGMSVGENLTLSCLEQLSNALGIINQERERTVIKNYIQELRIKTAGEDLAVANLSGGNQQKVVLAKMLATQPRILILDEPTRGVDVGAKAEIYQIINRLAANGVGIIMISSELPEIIGMSDRVAVMADGSLAGILEKEEVTQEKIMALATGGRRNEKESA